The nucleotide window GGTCAGGCTGCATGGCGTTGAGGGTCAGGGCGGTATCGAGCAGGGTTTCACCCTTTTTCAGGGACGAGGTTGACGTCGACATATTGATCACATCCGCGCCCAGCCGTTTACCGGCCAGTTCAAAGGACATGCGTGTCCGGGTCGAGTTCTCAAAAAACAGATTTATCTGGGTCAGGCCGCGCAGTATGCTTTTTTTCTTGTTGGTCTGGCGGTTCTGTTCCGCATAGAGGTCCGCCACATTGAGGATCTGGGTGATTTCCTTTTCCTTGAGTCCTTCTATTCCCAATAGGTGTTTGTGTGGGAAAAGCTCGGTCGTCGCCGGGGAGGAGGATAAGGCGGCCTTTGACATGCTTCAGTCCTTGTATGTTATCATTCTCACTGAAGAGCTATTTTATATGGGCTTTTATCAGTGCAGGCAAGAAGAGTTTCCCCGGAGGGCAATATCTGATTTAGAGGCGGGACAGATGATCCAGGGCGCCCTGCAGAATATAGGCGGCAGCCATCTTGTCGACCAGCTCACTGCGCCGTTTCCGGCTGGCATCTGCCTCCAGCAGCGTCCGGGTCACCGCCATGGTTGACATCCGTTCATCCCAGAGGACGATGGGGATATCGATTTTTCCCTGTATGTTGGTGGCGAACTGCCGTGTCGACTGGCAACGGGGGCCTTCCGAACCGTCCATGTTCATAGGCAGGCCAAGCACCAGACCACCGACATTCTGCTCGCGAATGATCTGCAGCAGCCGTTCCGAGTCTGTGGTGAATTTCTTGCGCTTTATGGTTTCCATCGGACTGGCAATGCTTAGCATGATATCCGACAGGGCAAGGCCGATGGTCTTGCTGCCCAGGTCCAGGCCGAGCAGGCGCTGCCCGGTTTTAAGCTTCTCTTTGAGATCTCTGATGTCTGTTATCATGGGCCCTAGATAGACTGTTTGCGGATATTTTCAATATTTTCTTGAATTCCCCGATGCTTTCCATATCTAATGGGCCAGAAAATTCCTAGGGGTGCCGATGTGGCTGAGAAACGAAACTGATCGTTGACCCTTAGAACCTGATCCGGGTGATACCGGCGGAGGGAAGGAATTGTCAGAGCTGAGAAGCAAAAACAGTCCCTTCAGTACCGCTTATCGACCGGATCCCAGATTTAACTGACGGGAGACCCTGATGAATATCGCTACAAAACCGGAAAAAATGGAAGTCACGACCGGGCCGCTGCCGGCCTCACGCAAGGTCTATATGCCGGGAACGGTGGCGGATACGATCCGGGTGCCCATGCGGGAAATCGACCTGCATCCGTCAGCCAATGAAAAACCGGTGCCTGTCTATGATACCTCCGGTCCCTACACCGATCCCGCGGTCGAGATTGACATTTATAAAGGCCTGAGCCGGACTCGCCAGGAGTGGGTCATTTCCCGCGGCGATGTCGAGGAATATGAAGGCCGGGACATCAAACCGGAAGATAACGGCAATGCCTCCGGCAAATATCTGGCCCAGGAATTTCCGGTCAGACACAAGCCGCTGAAGGCAAAAGACGGCCACGCGGTAACCCAGATGGCTTACGCGCGGCGCGGCATTATAACACCGGAAATGGAATATATTGCCATTCGCGAGAATATGGCCCGGGCCGAACTGGCGGAAAATTACACCCCCGATGAATATGCGGAAAGCTTCGGCGCCAGCATCCCGGAACAGATCACGGCGGAGTTTGTGCGTGACGAGATCGCCCGCGGCCGCGCCATCATTCCCTGCAATATCAACCACCCGGAACTGGAGCCGATGATCATCGGCCGCAACTTCCTGGTCAAGATCAACGCCAATATCGGCAACAGCGCCGTGGCGTCGTCTATCGCCGAGGAAGTGGAAAAGATGGTCTGGTCGACCCGCTGGGGCGCCGACACGGTGATGGACCTCAGCACCGGCCGTAACATCCACAACACCCGCGAATGGATTATCCGCAACTCACCGGTGCCGATCGGCACCGTGCCGATCTACCAGGCGCTGGAAAAAGTCAACGGCGTGGCCGAAGACCTGACCTGGGAGGTCTTCCGGGATACGCTTATTGAACAGGCCGAGCAGGGGGTGGATTATTTCACCATCCATGCCGGCGTGTTGCTGCGTTATGTGCCCATGACCGCCAAGCGCGTGACCGGTATTGTCAGCCGCGGCGGCTCCATCATGGCGAAATGGTGCCTGGCCCACCATAAGGAGAATTTCCTCTATACCCATTTCGAGGACATCTGCGAAATCATGAAGGCCTATGACGTGAGCTTCTCGCTTGGTGACGGCCTGCGTCCGGGTTCCATCGCAGACGCCAATGACGAAGCCCAGTTCGGCGAACTGGAAACCCTCGGTGAACTAACCAAAATCGCCTGGAAGCATGACGTTCAGGTGATGATCGAGGGGCCGGGCCATGTGCCCATGCACAAGATCAAGGTCAACATGGACAAACAACTCAAGGAATGCCACGAGGCGCCCTTCTATACGCTTGGCCCGCTGACGACCGACATTGCGCCGGGCTATGATCATATCACCAGCGGCATCGGCGCCGCCATGATCGGCTGGTTCGGCTGTGCCATGCTGTGTTATGTGACACCGAAGGAACATCTGGGGCTGCCGGACCGGGATGATGTGAAGGTGGGTGTGATCACCTACAAGATCGCCGCCCATGCAGCTGACCTGGCGAAGGGTCATCCGGGGGCGCAGATCCGCGACGACGCTCTGTCACGGGCCCGCTTTGACTTCCGCTGGGAAGACCAGTTCAACCTGGCGCTCGATCCGGAAAAGGCGCGGGAATATCATGATGCGACCCTGCCCAAGGAAGCCCACAAGGTGGCGCATTTCTGTTCCATGTGCGGACCCAAGTTCTGCTCCATGAAGATTTCGCAGGAAGTGCGGGACTTTGCGGCGCAGAAGAACCAGGAAGGCATGATCGAGATGTCGAAGAAATTCCGTGAAAGCGGGGCCGAGATCTATCAAACGGTTGATGCCAACAAGGAGGCCAACAAGGCGCTTTGATTATTTTTTACGACAGAATTTAAAAGCCCGGTTCTGCCGGGTTTTTTTATTTCAGTTCGATACTCATGATCCGGATCGGCAGCAGAGAGACTGGCGAGAACTTCGTCAGTGGCAATGTTTCTGAAATCCTCGTCTGTGACAATGTCGATGTAGACTTTCTGCGCAAGTATATTTTCGAGTAAAGCCCCTGCCTGATCCACATGAGTGTTAAGGAGGTAAGCACGAAGCAGGTTTTTTTGCACCGCCAGGTTATAGGGGCGTGCCACTGACAATTTGATCATGAATTCTTCAAACTGGAGATATTTCTGGCGGTTATATGACTCCATGGCAGTATCCCAAAGGCCTGAGACATCTTCCGCAAGGGCGATTGGCGGGAACAGGATGGTACTGATCAGGGAGATGAGAATCTTTGCGACGATGCCTTTTTTTATCAAAAAATTCCGATATTTTTGCATTTTGTAAAATTTATCCGTGACGGATTTTCAAGCCATTACAAAATTAATAGCCCATTTTACGACGAACAGACACAAATATGCGATGAACCCTTGTACGCCGGGCTTTGTGACTTATATTTGTTATATTATAGTGGCAATATGTTACAGGTTGTGATATCCGTAAATACAGTGATTAAACCGAATATTATTTTGTAATATATGAATAAATAAAAGTTTGTACACGGTATAGCGCTAGACGGGGTAATTACCACATCAAGTTCCTAGATAGCTATTTCCCCACACAGAAATAGCTATCCTCCGTAGGAGAACTGGCTGCAGCTTAAATGCTGCAGCCTTTTTTTACTCTGCCCGTCTGAGTCGAAAAATATCCGGCCGGGGAAAATTTCGTGTTGTCGGCCCGCCAGGTGCAGCAGGGACAAATTCAAAATTTTCTGCTTTCGAAATCTATCGTCCGGATATAAAGTTTTGCGAATTTTCCGATTTTAGTTATGGGGGTATAAGATACTAGGACCCTTTGTGAATCAAAACCCGCCAGTAGACTTTTATTTTTTTTGTTCCTAGGATTCCTGATGGAATTTTGATCTTCCGGGCCACTCAGAAAAGCATTTTATCTTAATATTATTGGCCTTTGTCTCATAGGGGGTGTGGATTGTCCTGATGGGATTATAGTTGAAGTTCCACAATATAACAGAAAAGTAGCTCTTGCGGAGGAAGCTGGTGACAGAAACGGACAACAATCCGACACAGGTCATCCACCAGGATATGGTAAGTGGTTATGGAAAATAACCGAAACTCTATTCTGGAGGATCTGTACAAGGAACATAACCAAAGTCTGAAAGGTTATGTCTACAGATTTCTGCGCTCGGAAAACGAGGCTGAGGAACTCGCACAGGAAGCGTTCCTCAGGTTCCATAATGCAAAAAACCCCGAGGATATAAAGTCACCGAAGGCCTTCCTGTACCGGATTGCCCATAATCTGGCGATGAAGGCATTGCGGCGGCGTAAAATTATAAAGTTCGAGAATACCCTCGATAACGAACTTATGGAGGTGAAATGTGCGGAGCCCCTGGCAGACCAGGCCCTGAATTCCAAACAGGAATACCGGCTGTTCTGCAAGGCGGTAGCTCAACTGCCGCCCAAGTGCCGCCAGGCATTTACACTTCGCGTAATCAATAAACATTCCTATAAGGAAATTGCAGCAAAGCTGGAAATTTCAGTCAGTACTGCTGAAAAGCATGTTCTGAAAGGGATGAGGGATTGTCAGCATTATATCAAGCTGCACCAGAGGCCAGGTGCCGTCCGGACGGAAAAAAGAGACGGCGAGAATATGAACGGGGATAATGCAGCTAAAATAAGAATGATACGGTGAGTATTGTGGAAGA belongs to Emcibacter sp. and includes:
- the ruvX gene encoding Holliday junction resolvase RuvX; this translates as MITDIRDLKEKLKTGQRLLGLDLGSKTIGLALSDIMLSIASPMETIKRKKFTTDSERLLQIIREQNVGGLVLGLPMNMDGSEGPRCQSTRQFATNIQGKIDIPIVLWDERMSTMAVTRTLLEADASRKRRSELVDKMAAAYILQGALDHLSRL
- the thiC gene encoding phosphomethylpyrimidine synthase ThiC — translated: MNIATKPEKMEVTTGPLPASRKVYMPGTVADTIRVPMREIDLHPSANEKPVPVYDTSGPYTDPAVEIDIYKGLSRTRQEWVISRGDVEEYEGRDIKPEDNGNASGKYLAQEFPVRHKPLKAKDGHAVTQMAYARRGIITPEMEYIAIRENMARAELAENYTPDEYAESFGASIPEQITAEFVRDEIARGRAIIPCNINHPELEPMIIGRNFLVKINANIGNSAVASSIAEEVEKMVWSTRWGADTVMDLSTGRNIHNTREWIIRNSPVPIGTVPIYQALEKVNGVAEDLTWEVFRDTLIEQAEQGVDYFTIHAGVLLRYVPMTAKRVTGIVSRGGSIMAKWCLAHHKENFLYTHFEDICEIMKAYDVSFSLGDGLRPGSIADANDEAQFGELETLGELTKIAWKHDVQVMIEGPGHVPMHKIKVNMDKQLKECHEAPFYTLGPLTTDIAPGYDHITSGIGAAMIGWFGCAMLCYVTPKEHLGLPDRDDVKVGVITYKIAAHAADLAKGHPGAQIRDDALSRARFDFRWEDQFNLALDPEKAREYHDATLPKEAHKVAHFCSMCGPKFCSMKISQEVRDFAAQKNQEGMIEMSKKFRESGAEIYQTVDANKEANKAL
- a CDS encoding RNA polymerase sigma factor → MENNRNSILEDLYKEHNQSLKGYVYRFLRSENEAEELAQEAFLRFHNAKNPEDIKSPKAFLYRIAHNLAMKALRRRKIIKFENTLDNELMEVKCAEPLADQALNSKQEYRLFCKAVAQLPPKCRQAFTLRVINKHSYKEIAAKLEISVSTAEKHVLKGMRDCQHYIKLHQRPGAVRTEKRDGENMNGDNAAKIRMIR